From Aristaeella lactis, the proteins below share one genomic window:
- the speB gene encoding agmatinase, with amino-acid sequence MNRNVETFIGCDSAYEDAGIVLFGAPFDSTTSFRPGARFGSAAIRHESFGLETYSPYQDRDLADISVFDCGDLELCFGSAEAALKDIEEKAGEILQDGKMPFLVGGEHLVTLGAVRAVIEKYPDLHIIHFDAHADLRDDYLGAKLSHACVIRRCQELTGDGRIHQFCIRSGEKAEFEFAKAHTDMHKFSFEGLEDLTEKLAREQVPVYLTVDLDCLDPALFCGTGTPEAGGVSFTELLNAILTVSKLNIVGADVNELAPMLDASGASTAAACKIVREMLLALYQ; translated from the coding sequence GTGAACCGGAATGTTGAGACCTTTATCGGCTGCGACAGCGCCTATGAAGACGCGGGGATCGTGCTGTTCGGCGCTCCTTTTGACTCCACAACAAGCTTCCGGCCCGGCGCCCGGTTCGGCTCCGCCGCCATCCGCCATGAAAGCTTCGGCCTGGAAACCTACAGCCCCTACCAGGACAGGGACCTGGCTGACATCAGCGTGTTTGACTGCGGGGACCTGGAGCTGTGCTTCGGTTCCGCGGAAGCGGCGCTGAAGGATATTGAAGAGAAGGCGGGAGAGATCCTGCAGGACGGAAAAATGCCTTTCCTGGTCGGCGGCGAGCACCTGGTGACGCTGGGGGCTGTGCGGGCGGTCATTGAAAAGTATCCGGACCTGCATATCATCCACTTCGATGCCCACGCGGACCTGCGGGATGATTACCTGGGCGCGAAGCTGAGCCATGCCTGCGTGATCCGGCGCTGCCAGGAACTGACCGGCGACGGCCGGATCCACCAGTTCTGCATCCGCAGCGGGGAAAAGGCGGAGTTTGAATTCGCCAAAGCCCATACGGACATGCACAAGTTCAGCTTTGAAGGCCTGGAGGATCTGACGGAAAAGCTGGCCCGGGAGCAGGTGCCCGTTTACCTGACGGTGGACCTGGACTGCCTGGATCCGGCCCTCTTCTGCGGAACGGGGACGCCGGAAGCAGGCGGGGTGAGCTTCACGGAACTGCTGAATGCGATCCTGACGGTGAGTAAGCTGAACATTGTCGGAGCCGACGTCAATGAACTGGCTCCCATGCTGGACGCAAGCGGCGCGTCCACGGCCGCGGCCTGCAAGATCGTGCGGGAAATGCTGCTGGCCCTTTATCAATAA
- a CDS encoding M3 family oligoendopeptidase gives MITFPEMPYERPDPEELKAKLKALTERLQGAKSYEEAKAVFLEKEKEARHVDTLATLASVRHSIDTRDTFYDEENKFWNQTGPELQEFEQAWTAAMLASPFRADFEAEYGNLMFINAEIDLKTFSPDIIPELQQENDLRNEYQKLIASAQIPFEGGVYTLSQLTPFKTCADDAKRLAAWKAEGQWYKDNQDKLDEIYDKLVKLRDTMGRKLGYEGYTTLGYYRMGRNCYTKEDVEKFRAAVRTYLVPVADSIYREQAKRLGKEYPMSFADNALEFRSGNPRPQGTADDILAAGKKFYDELSPETSEFFNMMLDRKLMDVLSTEGKEGGGYCTGLMDYGVPFIFANFNGTQGDVEVVTHEAGHAFEAWMNRDRIPSSYVWPSMEACEVHSMSMEFMAWPWAENFFGPDTRKFLYSHLSAALTFIPYGTMVDHFQHLVYENPGWTPRERHDAWKKLLGVYMPWMKLDGEIPFYSEGEGWQRQSHIYASPFYYIDYCLAQTVSLEIWSMLQESREKAWKYYMAYTKQGGSRTFTDLLANAGLVSPFDEKCLKTVCATAKNWLENYDMTGIE, from the coding sequence ATGATTACTTTTCCTGAAATGCCCTATGAACGCCCGGATCCTGAAGAACTCAAGGCAAAGCTGAAAGCCCTGACGGAACGCCTGCAGGGCGCGAAGAGCTATGAGGAAGCAAAGGCAGTTTTCCTGGAGAAGGAAAAGGAAGCGCGCCATGTGGATACGCTGGCAACACTGGCCAGTGTCCGCCATTCCATCGATACCCGGGATACTTTCTACGATGAAGAAAACAAATTCTGGAACCAGACCGGTCCGGAACTGCAGGAGTTTGAACAGGCCTGGACCGCAGCGATGCTGGCCTCACCCTTCCGCGCGGATTTTGAGGCGGAGTACGGCAACCTGATGTTCATCAACGCGGAGATCGACCTGAAGACCTTCTCCCCGGACATCATTCCCGAACTGCAGCAGGAAAACGACCTGCGCAATGAATACCAGAAGCTGATCGCTTCCGCCCAGATCCCCTTTGAAGGCGGCGTGTACACGCTTTCCCAGCTGACTCCCTTCAAGACCTGCGCGGATGACGCGAAGCGCCTGGCTGCCTGGAAAGCCGAAGGACAGTGGTACAAGGATAACCAGGACAAGCTGGATGAGATCTATGACAAGCTGGTGAAGCTGCGGGACACCATGGGCAGGAAACTGGGGTATGAAGGCTATACCACCCTGGGATACTACCGCATGGGCCGGAACTGCTACACCAAGGAAGACGTGGAGAAGTTCCGCGCGGCAGTGCGGACCTACCTGGTACCCGTGGCGGACAGCATCTACCGGGAGCAGGCGAAGCGCCTTGGCAAGGAATACCCCATGAGCTTTGCCGACAACGCGCTGGAATTCCGTTCCGGCAATCCCCGGCCCCAGGGAACGGCTGACGATATCCTGGCTGCCGGCAAAAAGTTCTATGACGAGCTTTCCCCGGAGACCAGCGAGTTCTTCAACATGATGCTGGACAGGAAACTGATGGACGTGCTCTCCACCGAGGGCAAGGAAGGCGGCGGCTACTGCACCGGCCTGATGGATTACGGCGTACCGTTCATCTTCGCCAATTTCAACGGCACCCAGGGAGACGTGGAGGTCGTAACCCATGAGGCGGGACACGCCTTTGAAGCCTGGATGAACCGGGATCGGATCCCCTCCAGCTATGTATGGCCCAGCATGGAAGCCTGCGAAGTGCACTCCATGTCCATGGAGTTTATGGCCTGGCCCTGGGCGGAGAACTTCTTCGGACCGGATACCCGGAAGTTCCTCTACAGCCACCTGTCCGCGGCGCTCACCTTTATTCCCTACGGAACGATGGTGGACCATTTCCAGCACCTGGTGTATGAGAATCCCGGCTGGACGCCCCGTGAAAGGCATGACGCCTGGAAGAAACTGCTGGGAGTCTATATGCCCTGGATGAAGCTGGACGGCGAGATCCCCTTCTACAGTGAGGGTGAAGGCTGGCAGCGGCAGAGTCATATCTACGCCAGCCCGTTCTACTATATCGATTACTGCCTGGCGCAGACCGTTTCGCTGGAGATCTGGTCCATGCTCCAGGAAAGCCGGGAGAAAGCCTGGAAGTATTACATGGCTTACACGAAGCAGGGCGGAAGCCGGACCTTCACCGATCTGCTGGCAAACGCCGGACTGGTCAGCCCCTTCGACGAAAAGTGCCTGAAGACCGTCTGCGCTACAGCGAAGAACTGGCTGGAAAACTACGACATGACCGGCATCGAGTGA
- a CDS encoding saccharopine dehydrogenase family protein, translating to MSKVLVIGCGGVANVAIRKCCQADDVFTEMCIASRTKSKCDELAKALEGKTKTKITTAQVDADDVEQLKKLINDYKPELVMNIALPYQDLTIMDACLACGVNYMDTANYEPEDTDDPEWRAIYEKRCKEQGFSAYFDYSWQWAYREKFEQAGLTALLGCGFDPGVTQAYCAYAKKHEFDIIDTIDILDCNGGDHGYPFATNFNPEVNLREVSAPGSYMENGKWVEIPAMSIKREYNFEDVGQKDMYLLHHEEIESLAVNIPEVKRIRFFMTFGQSYLTHMRCLENVGMLSTTPVMFEGHEIVPIKFLKALLPDPASLGPRTHGKTNIGCIFTGKKDGREKTYYIYNVCDHQECYREVESQAISYTTGVPAMCGAMMLLTGKWNKPGVYTVEEFDPDPFLDALDRYGLPRRENHNPVLVD from the coding sequence ATGAGCAAAGTATTGGTAATCGGCTGCGGCGGCGTGGCCAACGTGGCGATCCGGAAGTGCTGCCAGGCGGACGACGTGTTTACGGAAATGTGCATCGCCAGCCGGACAAAGTCCAAGTGCGATGAACTGGCCAAAGCGCTGGAAGGAAAAACAAAAACGAAGATCACCACCGCACAGGTGGACGCGGACGACGTGGAACAGCTGAAGAAGCTGATCAATGACTACAAGCCGGAGCTGGTGATGAACATCGCCCTGCCTTACCAGGACCTGACCATCATGGACGCGTGCCTGGCCTGCGGCGTGAACTATATGGATACAGCGAACTACGAGCCCGAGGATACGGACGATCCGGAATGGCGGGCCATCTACGAGAAGCGGTGCAAAGAGCAGGGCTTCTCCGCCTATTTCGATTACAGCTGGCAGTGGGCCTACCGCGAAAAGTTCGAGCAGGCCGGCCTGACCGCCCTGCTGGGCTGCGGCTTTGACCCCGGCGTGACCCAGGCTTACTGCGCCTACGCGAAGAAGCATGAATTCGACATCATCGACACCATCGATATCCTGGACTGCAACGGCGGCGACCATGGCTATCCCTTTGCCACCAACTTCAACCCGGAGGTCAACCTGCGGGAGGTTTCCGCGCCCGGAAGCTATATGGAGAACGGTAAATGGGTGGAGATCCCCGCGATGAGCATTAAGCGGGAGTACAATTTCGAGGACGTGGGACAGAAGGATATGTACCTGCTGCACCATGAGGAGATCGAGTCCCTGGCGGTGAACATTCCGGAAGTGAAACGGATCCGCTTCTTCATGACCTTCGGCCAGAGCTACCTGACCCATATGCGCTGCCTGGAGAACGTGGGCATGCTGTCCACCACCCCGGTGATGTTCGAGGGACATGAGATCGTGCCGATCAAGTTCCTGAAGGCACTGCTGCCGGATCCGGCAAGCCTGGGCCCGCGGACCCACGGCAAGACCAATATCGGCTGCATCTTTACCGGTAAAAAGGACGGCAGGGAAAAGACCTACTATATCTACAACGTGTGCGATCACCAGGAGTGCTACCGGGAGGTGGAAAGCCAGGCGATCAGCTATACCACGGGTGTTCCGGCTATGTGCGGCGCCATGATGCTGCTGACCGGCAAGTGGAACAAGCCCGGTGTATACACGGTGGAAGAATTTGATCCGGATCCCTTCCTGGACGCGCTGGACCGTTACGGCCTGCCCCGCAGGGAGAACCACAATCCGGTACTGGTGGACTGA
- a CDS encoding ABC transporter ATP-binding protein, with protein sequence MESKAIIAENLTKFYGKARGIDGLDLEVAPGDFFGFIGPNGAGKSTTIRTLLGLISPTSGKAQVLDLDIEKNSREILRRVGYLPSGSSFYNGMRVRDILKLSADLRRKNCDAAAAELCERLQLDRSRKVEDLSFGNRKKVGIVCALQHDPELLILDEPTGGLDPLMQHEFFSILQERNQKGTTVFLSSHILSEIQRYCSRAAVIREGKIIACDSVDRLAKTGARRVTFRGTLQPDALPDVRDWTETDGTVSFLYNGETNRLVRTLAGLDVHELTIAEPDLEEIVIHFYQKGGEQA encoded by the coding sequence TTGGAAAGCAAAGCAATCATCGCCGAAAACCTGACCAAGTTCTACGGCAAGGCCAGGGGCATTGACGGCCTGGACCTGGAAGTTGCCCCGGGCGATTTCTTCGGGTTCATCGGACCCAACGGAGCCGGAAAGTCCACCACCATCCGGACCCTGCTGGGGCTGATCTCACCCACCTCCGGCAAGGCACAGGTTCTGGACCTGGATATTGAAAAAAACAGCAGGGAGATCCTGCGGCGCGTGGGATACCTTCCCTCCGGCTCGTCCTTCTATAACGGGATGCGGGTCCGGGATATCCTGAAGCTGTCCGCCGACCTCCGCCGGAAAAACTGCGACGCTGCCGCCGCGGAACTGTGCGAGCGGCTCCAGCTGGACCGGAGCAGGAAGGTGGAGGATCTTTCCTTCGGCAACCGAAAGAAAGTCGGTATCGTCTGTGCCCTGCAGCACGATCCGGAACTGCTGATCCTGGATGAGCCCACAGGCGGCCTGGATCCCCTGATGCAGCATGAGTTTTTCAGCATCCTGCAGGAAAGGAACCAGAAAGGGACAACCGTCTTCCTTTCCAGCCATATCCTTTCCGAGATCCAGCGTTACTGCAGCCGGGCTGCTGTGATCCGGGAGGGAAAGATCATTGCCTGTGACAGTGTGGACAGGCTGGCGAAAACCGGAGCCCGCCGCGTCACCTTCCGGGGAACCCTGCAGCCGGATGCCCTGCCCGATGTCCGGGACTGGACAGAAACGGACGGTACCGTCAGTTTCCTGTACAACGGCGAAACGAACCGGCTGGTCCGGACGCTCGCCGGCCTGGACGTTCACGAGCTGACCATCGCGGAACCCGACCTGGAAGAGATCGTCATTCACTTTTATCAGAAAGGCGGTGAGCAGGCATGA
- a CDS encoding (deoxy)nucleoside triphosphate pyrophosphohydrolase codes for MKTIRVVAALIFHGGKLFATQRGYGDWRDYWEFPGGKIEPGETPEEALVREIREELDTGITVISHICDVEYDYPEFHLSMQCFRCEITSGEPKLLEHEAARWLGREELGTVNWLPADRNILPDIEKNWPAE; via the coding sequence ATGAAAACCATCCGGGTAGTCGCGGCCCTCATCTTTCATGGGGGAAAGCTTTTCGCGACACAGCGGGGATACGGGGACTGGCGGGACTACTGGGAGTTTCCCGGCGGAAAGATCGAGCCGGGGGAAACCCCGGAGGAAGCGCTGGTCCGGGAAATCCGGGAGGAACTGGATACCGGCATCACCGTGATTTCCCATATCTGCGACGTGGAGTACGACTATCCGGAATTCCACCTGTCCATGCAGTGCTTCCGGTGCGAAATCACCTCCGGCGAGCCGAAACTGCTGGAACATGAAGCGGCGAGATGGCTGGGCCGGGAGGAACTGGGTACTGTGAACTGGCTGCCGGCAGACCGGAACATCCTGCCGGATATTGAGAAAAACTGGCCGGCTGAATAA
- a CDS encoding ABC transporter permease subunit yields MTLVRHELKQSWKALLIWTLSIGAFIIICLFMYPEMKSQMNSISSIFASMGAFSSAFGLDTLDFGSLKGFYGIECGNILGIGGALFAALIGIGALANEEKNGTAEFLLTHPLSRSGIVTAKLVSVLIQVLILNVSVWLMAVGSIAAIGEPVPWKEVTLLHTAYFLLQVELACICFGISAFLWKGGIGIGLGLAIALYFMNIIANLTSKADVLKYITPFGYADGSEIFSKGALDTCKLLVGLAFTAVGVALAYWKYNQKDIR; encoded by the coding sequence ATGACCCTGGTCCGTCATGAACTGAAGCAGTCCTGGAAAGCCCTCCTGATCTGGACCCTTTCCATCGGAGCCTTTATCATCATCTGCCTGTTTATGTATCCCGAGATGAAGAGCCAGATGAACAGCATCAGCTCCATCTTTGCCTCCATGGGCGCGTTTTCCTCCGCCTTTGGGCTGGACACCCTGGATTTCGGATCCCTCAAGGGCTTTTACGGCATTGAGTGCGGCAATATTCTCGGCATCGGCGGCGCGCTGTTCGCTGCCCTGATCGGCATCGGTGCCCTGGCCAATGAAGAGAAAAACGGCACCGCCGAATTCCTGCTGACCCATCCTCTGAGCCGTTCCGGGATCGTCACCGCCAAGCTGGTCTCTGTCCTGATCCAGGTACTGATCCTGAACGTCTCCGTCTGGCTCATGGCCGTTGGTTCCATCGCCGCCATCGGTGAACCCGTTCCGTGGAAGGAAGTGACGCTGCTTCACACAGCCTATTTCCTGCTGCAGGTGGAACTGGCCTGCATCTGCTTCGGCATCTCCGCCTTCCTGTGGAAGGGCGGGATCGGGATCGGTCTCGGTCTGGCCATCGCCCTGTATTTCATGAACATCATCGCGAACCTGACCAGCAAGGCGGATGTGCTGAAATACATCACCCCCTTCGGCTATGCCGACGGGTCTGAAATCTTCAGCAAAGGCGCGCTGGATACCTGCAAACTGCTGGTCGGCCTGGCGTTCACCGCCGTTGGCGTTGCGCTGGCCTACTGGAAATACAATCAAAAAGATATCCGGTAA
- a CDS encoding GNAT family N-acetyltransferase, with protein sequence MEVRQLKPEEHFEANLISTVAFHMKMEDPEKNREESLKSTDEDWGAFSEDGKIMARIINNHFESRLDGQRVMNGGIGAVSTLPEYRNTGAVKAIFEKLIPEAYRRGEIISTLYPFNHAFYRKFGYETVRWRDHYEFAPAVLSGYRFSGDAELWKPGDPVSEYTTLYNRFADHFNLAMYRDDKRMLDRIKGEYYKDRKFCYLFRENGKAVAYLIFQDVRNDPAAILNVQDLAWDGRDGFCAILGFLARFSADYGTIRLFLPSCLELLSVIQTPRAYDIQQTASQSYMIRAVNAKRLLEIIKKPDNSRFVIRVEGDMQIPENNGTWAVHGESAELTDEKPDLTVSIQALGQMASGAVSLAEAMYRPDVTVSGNEAVLEKVFVRKPILVEDHF encoded by the coding sequence ATGGAAGTACGTCAACTGAAACCGGAAGAACATTTTGAGGCGAACCTGATCTCCACCGTGGCTTTTCATATGAAAATGGAAGATCCGGAAAAGAACCGGGAAGAGAGCCTGAAGTCCACCGATGAGGACTGGGGTGCTTTCTCGGAAGACGGAAAGATCATGGCCCGGATCATCAACAACCACTTTGAAAGCCGCCTGGACGGACAGCGGGTCATGAACGGCGGGATCGGCGCGGTATCCACCCTGCCGGAATACCGGAACACCGGTGCTGTGAAGGCCATCTTTGAAAAGCTGATCCCGGAAGCTTACCGCCGGGGAGAGATCATCTCCACCCTGTATCCCTTCAACCACGCGTTTTACCGCAAGTTCGGCTATGAAACCGTCCGGTGGCGGGACCACTATGAGTTTGCGCCGGCCGTGCTGAGCGGTTACCGCTTTTCCGGGGACGCGGAGCTATGGAAACCCGGGGATCCGGTGAGCGAGTATACGACGCTGTATAACCGGTTCGCTGATCATTTCAACCTGGCCATGTACCGGGATGACAAGAGGATGCTGGACCGCATCAAGGGTGAGTACTACAAGGACCGGAAGTTCTGCTACCTGTTCCGTGAAAACGGGAAGGCCGTGGCCTACCTGATCTTCCAGGACGTCCGGAACGATCCGGCGGCGATCCTGAACGTGCAGGACCTGGCCTGGGACGGCCGGGACGGCTTCTGCGCGATCCTGGGCTTCCTGGCCCGTTTCAGCGCGGACTACGGCACCATCCGCCTGTTCCTGCCATCCTGCCTGGAACTGCTGTCTGTGATCCAGACGCCCCGGGCTTACGACATCCAGCAGACAGCCTCCCAGAGCTATATGATCCGGGCGGTCAACGCGAAGCGGCTGCTGGAGATCATCAAAAAACCGGACAACAGCCGATTTGTCATCCGGGTGGAAGGCGATATGCAGATCCCTGAGAATAACGGCACCTGGGCGGTACACGGAGAAAGCGCCGAACTGACTGATGAAAAGCCGGACCTGACGGTTTCCATCCAGGCCCTGGGCCAGATGGCGTCAGGCGCGGTAAGCCTGGCAGAAGCCATGTACCGGCCGGACGTGACCGTATCCGGCAACGAAGCCGTGCTTGAAAAAGTGTTTGTGCGCAAGCCTATCCTGGTGGAGGATCATTTCTGA
- a CDS encoding DNA-deoxyinosine glycosylase, whose product MSSQEQRILHPFGPLFGPESRILILGSFPSVKSREQNFFYGHPQNRFWKVIAALFDQPVPADIPAKKELILSHGLALWDSIASCVITGSSDASIREVRANDLRIILDSSPIEKIYCNGQKSHEMYNRYILPVLWREASCLPSTSPANAQWSLEKLTAAWAVIREDLDQK is encoded by the coding sequence ATGAGTTCACAGGAACAAAGAATCCTTCATCCTTTCGGGCCGCTGTTCGGGCCGGAAAGCCGGATCCTGATCCTGGGATCCTTTCCCTCTGTGAAATCCCGGGAGCAGAACTTCTTTTACGGTCACCCGCAGAACCGGTTCTGGAAGGTCATTGCGGCCCTGTTTGACCAGCCGGTGCCTGCAGATATTCCCGCCAAAAAAGAACTGATCCTGAGTCATGGCCTGGCGCTCTGGGATTCCATCGCCAGCTGCGTCATCACCGGTTCCTCGGATGCCAGCATCCGGGAGGTCCGGGCCAATGATCTCAGGATCATCCTGGATTCCAGTCCGATTGAAAAGATTTACTGCAACGGACAGAAATCCCATGAAATGTATAACAGATATATTCTGCCGGTGCTGTGGCGCGAGGCTTCCTGCCTGCCCTCCACCAGCCCTGCCAACGCCCAGTGGTCACTGGAAAAGCTGACCGCTGCCTGGGCCGTGATCAGGGAGGACCTGGATCAGAAATGA
- a CDS encoding DUF6273 domain-containing protein produces MKRATALILAVVMILGLSSAFAESTFIWPGEYVNFGHYEQDGNKGNGDEPIRWVVLDVDFTNGSIFLLSEKALEKLPFNKSSNGAAWGDSSLRKWLNDDFIRAAFTDEEAAAIQVTQVEDTLEQSYADANTSNRFSGVTEDKVFCISYYELLTKVGGQYAFCEPTVALSKKNVKLEKVDGVNYCWWWLRTSAFKNNALCMAGSGFTSAYEHFDQGTVRPALWVKTSAVTR; encoded by the coding sequence ATGAAACGTGCAACTGCCCTGATCCTGGCTGTGGTAATGATCCTTGGACTCAGCTCCGCGTTCGCGGAATCCACGTTCATTTGGCCCGGTGAGTATGTGAATTTCGGGCACTATGAGCAGGACGGCAACAAAGGAAACGGCGACGAACCGATCCGGTGGGTGGTCCTGGATGTGGATTTCACCAACGGAAGCATTTTCCTGCTTAGTGAGAAAGCGCTGGAGAAACTGCCTTTCAACAAATCATCCAACGGAGCGGCCTGGGGAGACAGCTCCCTGCGGAAATGGCTGAATGATGATTTCATCCGGGCTGCCTTTACCGACGAGGAAGCCGCAGCGATCCAGGTGACCCAGGTGGAGGACACCCTGGAACAAAGCTATGCCGATGCCAATACGTCCAACCGTTTCTCCGGCGTGACGGAGGACAAGGTTTTCTGCATAAGTTACTATGAACTCCTTACCAAGGTGGGAGGACAGTATGCTTTCTGTGAACCGACCGTTGCCCTGAGCAAAAAGAATGTAAAACTGGAAAAGGTTGACGGGGTGAATTACTGCTGGTGGTGGCTTCGTACAAGCGCATTCAAGAACAACGCGCTGTGCATGGCCGGAAGCGGCTTCACCAGTGCCTACGAGCATTTTGACCAGGGTACTGTCCGCCCTGCCCTTTGGGTAAAAACGTCCGCGGTGACAAGATAA
- the nspC gene encoding carboxynorspermidine decarboxylase — MDRQEVFRGLSGRNAPACFAPLRTPCYVVDEKRLEENGRILASVAEHTGCRILLAQKAFSNYDFYPLLAPYLAGTEASGLYEARLGAEEMPGKEVHVFCAAYREDEFGELLRYADHIVFNSVRQLKQFGTAAKESGKSIGLRINPECSTQEGHDIYDPCAKGSRLGVTREAWNREMTEELAGLLDGLHFHTLCEQGADALETTLAAVEKGFGDILPRMKWLNMGGGHHITREDYDRTLLEKLIRRAQEQWNLQVYLEPGEAVALNAGYLVTTVLDVTENGGIRTAVLDTSAACHMPDVIEMPYIPPLLNGEPGNAGENVFRLAGPTCLAGDVTGEYSLDSEPEPGDRLVFGDMAIYTTCKNNTFNGMPLPDIYGMDRNGQFRKLTGFGYADFKGRLGKKA, encoded by the coding sequence ATGGACAGGCAGGAAGTATTCAGGGGTCTTTCCGGCCGGAACGCGCCGGCATGCTTTGCCCCGCTCCGGACACCGTGCTATGTGGTGGATGAGAAACGGCTGGAGGAAAACGGGCGGATCCTGGCTTCGGTGGCGGAGCACACCGGATGCCGGATCCTGCTGGCCCAGAAAGCTTTCTCCAACTATGATTTCTATCCGCTGCTGGCCCCTTACCTCGCGGGAACCGAGGCCAGCGGCCTGTATGAAGCCAGGCTGGGTGCGGAGGAAATGCCGGGGAAAGAGGTGCATGTTTTCTGCGCCGCTTACCGGGAGGATGAGTTCGGGGAGCTGCTGCGGTACGCGGACCATATTGTGTTCAATTCCGTGAGGCAGCTGAAGCAGTTCGGGACGGCTGCGAAGGAAAGCGGGAAAAGCATCGGCCTGCGGATCAACCCGGAATGCTCCACCCAGGAAGGGCATGACATCTATGATCCCTGCGCGAAGGGAAGCCGCCTGGGCGTGACGCGGGAAGCATGGAACCGGGAAATGACGGAAGAGCTGGCCGGCCTGCTGGACGGACTCCATTTCCACACCTTGTGTGAGCAGGGCGCCGACGCGCTGGAGACAACCCTGGCCGCCGTGGAAAAGGGCTTCGGGGATATCCTGCCCCGGATGAAGTGGCTCAACATGGGCGGAGGGCACCATATCACCCGGGAGGATTATGACCGGACGCTGCTGGAAAAGCTGATCCGCCGGGCACAGGAACAGTGGAACCTGCAGGTGTACCTGGAACCGGGGGAAGCTGTGGCACTGAACGCCGGCTACCTGGTGACCACGGTGCTGGACGTGACGGAAAACGGCGGCATCCGGACGGCTGTGCTGGACACCAGCGCCGCCTGCCATATGCCGGACGTGATCGAGATGCCCTATATCCCGCCGCTGCTGAACGGGGAGCCCGGAAACGCCGGGGAAAACGTCTTCCGGCTGGCGGGACCCACCTGCCTGGCAGGCGATGTGACCGGTGAATACAGCCTGGACAGCGAACCGGAACCGGGCGACCGCCTGGTATTCGGCGACATGGCCATCTATACCACCTGCAAAAACAACACGTTCAACGGTATGCCGCTGCCGGACATCTATGGAATGGACCGGAATGGACAATTCAGGAAACTGACGGGCTTCGGCTACGCGGATTTTAAAGGCCGTCTCGGGAAAAAAGCCTGA
- a CDS encoding uracil-DNA glycosylase: MEEITWELFDRQVAECRLCPLCQHIQNKVPGQGDRQSPLMFIGEGPGQTEDEQGLAFVGAAGQLLTRMLEAIRLPRDRVYICNIVKCRPPHNRVPTPEEAEACRIHLRMQTWLIRPKVIVLLGGTAAKNILDPEIRITRERGRWTERKGVWIMPTYHPSALLRDPDKKREAWEDMKSLRNKLIELGLYQDIYSGGE, from the coding sequence GTGGAGGAGATCACCTGGGAACTGTTTGACAGGCAGGTGGCGGAATGCAGGCTCTGCCCGCTCTGCCAGCATATACAAAACAAGGTTCCCGGACAGGGAGACCGGCAGTCCCCGCTGATGTTCATCGGCGAGGGTCCCGGGCAGACAGAGGATGAGCAGGGTCTCGCTTTTGTCGGCGCGGCAGGACAGCTGCTGACCAGGATGCTGGAGGCGATCCGGCTTCCGCGGGACCGGGTGTATATCTGCAATATCGTGAAGTGCCGGCCGCCGCACAACCGGGTACCGACGCCGGAAGAGGCGGAAGCCTGCCGGATCCACCTGCGGATGCAGACCTGGCTGATCCGGCCGAAGGTTATTGTCCTGCTGGGAGGTACCGCGGCGAAGAATATCCTGGACCCGGAGATCCGGATCACCCGGGAGAGGGGCCGGTGGACGGAACGGAAAGGCGTGTGGATCATGCCCACCTATCATCCTTCGGCGCTGCTCCGGGATCCGGACAAGAAACGGGAAGCCTGGGAGGATATGAAAAGCCTCCGGAACAAGCTGATCGAGCTGGGACTCTATCAGGACATCTATTCCGGAGGAGAATAA